From Asterias amurensis chromosome 3, ASM3211899v1, a single genomic window includes:
- the LOC139934487 gene encoding uncharacterized protein, with product MTARPPCGSVVLAPLQLMSMVFLFHGGNSIVYMQSECGHTATSHGDIIYSQASLYYQPRANCTLTLLAPHPGQKIRLQFVDIDIKSDALCQSNRLTVSDGEAVSQVFCGQQPPVDVISSGEWLQLNFKSDGVQSRSGRGFQMVFTLIYQDLRCAGHHLFHCGNGDCISSTLRCDTVDHCGDGSDEAQHGTCEDDESTPTATPELTLTTILFGSIALLITACFFVGIISQCFIHINNICKKCRRPGAFQRGDAAWTECQPRESMVRLLDITQLEVNEHDEKNVDANLNRMEKETTQNEKTGQTFGRFTIHKVQHTEDADKCNHGNNRGDAEPSKDDGMTDETPRKMSIGRFNVQRVDNDDIDVVPVSMINLTDSMKRIPRRKVGFVLKPGVAEITRRESKVKFVFHSDPVPPSPSSSTSSKRSILKKNPKYPDYQSYESKLNSSYFGSTDDSSDEDVFISDYSDESIDERLRDVEEFLDTPRRQDSNLTTQDQVLNVEEFLDTPRRHYSGLKDTTEDQVLNVEEVLDAPRSHGSDLKGTMENQVPHVEEVLDTPGSHRSDLKDTTGNQFPNVEKVLHTPRSHGSDLKDTMENQFPVTTDITIHDNPLTPEVEIRCLLQSQGMNSDDIYDSNIQMKLLHEKSCLDDAPYGFTVKKQNNGAGKHGTEVNHIQL from the exons TGTACATGCAGTCAGAATGTGGGCACACTGCGACGTCACACGGTGACATTATCTACTCCCAGGCATCACTTTACTACCAGCCTAGAGCCAACTGTACGTTGACACTGCTAGCTCCACACCCTGGACAGAAAATTCGTCTACAG TTTGTGGACATTGACATAAAGTCAGACGCATTGTGCCAGTCCAACCGTCTTACAGTCAGCGATGGAGAAGCGGTTTCTCAAGTATTCTGCGGCCAGCAACCTCCAGTGGATGTAATCTCATCAGGGGAGTGGCTTCAACTCAATTTTAAATCTGATGGTGTGCAGAGTAGAAGTGGGAGGGGCTTTCAGATGGTCTTCACTTTGATATACCAAG ACTTGAGATGTGCAGGCCACCACCTGTTTCACTGTGGCAACGGTGACTGTATTTCTTCAACTCTGAGATGTGACACTGTGGATCACTGTGGGGATGGGTCAGATGAAGCTCAACATGGAACTTGTGAAG ATGACGAATCAACTCCGACTGCCACTCCTGAACTCACGCTCACCACGATACTCTTCGGCTCTATCGCTCTTCTGATTACCGCCTGCTTCTTCGTGGGGATAATCTCACAGTGCTTCATTCACATAAACAACATATGTAAGAAATGTCGCAGGCCTGGAGCTTTCCAGAGGGGGGATGCTGCATGGACAGAATGCCAACCACGTGAATCAATGGTGAGACTATTGGATATAACACAGCTAGAGGTAAACGAGCACGACGAGAAAAACGTGGATGCGAATTTGAACAGGATGGAGAAGGAGAcgactcaaaacgaaaaaaCTGGACAGACTTTTGGAAGATTCACCATTCACAAAGTTCAGCACACCGAAGATGCAGATAAATGTAACCATGGAAACAACAGAGGGGATGCAGAGCCTTCTAAAGATGATGGAATGACAGATGAAACTCCAAGAAAGATGAGCATCGGACGATTTAACGTACAGCGAGTAGACAATGATGACATAGACGTAGTTCCGGTCTCGATGATCAACCTGACCGACTCGATGAAGAGAATACCCAGACGGAAAGTTGGTTTTGTTCTCAAACCCGGAGTGGCTGAGATCACTCGACGCGAATCGAAAGTCAAATTTGTCTTCCACAGCGACCCTGTGCCACCCAGTCCGAGTTCGTCCACGTCCTCAAAACGCTCGATCCTAAAGAAGAACCCAAAGTATCCTGACTATCAAAGCTACGAATCCAAGCTCAACAGCAGCTATTTTGGAAGCACAGACGACTCATCTGATGAGGATGTCTTTATCAGTGATTACAGTGATGAAAGTATAGATGAACGACTGAGAGATGTTGAGGAGTTCCTAGACACCCCAAGACGCCAGGACAGCAATCTCACCACGCAGGACCAAGTCCTTAATGTTGAGGAGTTCCTAGACACCCCAAGACGCCACTACAGCGGTCTCAAAGACACCACGGAGGACCAAGTCCTTAATGTTGAGGAGGTCCTAGACGCCCCAAGAAGCCACGGAAGCGATCTCAAAGGCACTATGGAGAACCAAGTTCCTCATGTTGAGGAGGTCCTAGACACCCCGGGAAGCCACAGAAGCGATCTCAAAGACACCACGGGGAACCAATTTCCTAATGTTGAAAAGGTACTACACACCCCAAGAAGCCACGGAAGCGATCTCAAAGACACCATGGAGAACCAATTTCCTGTGACCACAGATATTACGATACATGATAACCCACTCACACCCGAGGTTGAAATCAGATGCTTGCTTCAGTCACAAGGGATGAATTCGGACGATATCTACGACTCTAATATTCAGATGAAACTCTTGCATGAGAAGAGTTGCCTTGACGATGCACCTTATGGGTTTACagtgaagaaacaaaacaatgggGCAGGTAAACATGGCACAGAAGTGAACCATATCCaactttga